The Pseudomonas eucalypticola genome has a window encoding:
- a CDS encoding quinone oxidoreductase family protein: protein MAQAIRFDHPGEPSVLSLGPVTVLAPGANEALIKHEAVGVNYLDVTQRSGAVKVPLPSGLGLEGAGTVVSVGSGVTNVRPGDRVAYATGPLGGYATERLYPAERLVKVPDRVTFAEAAAVLFKGITAQYLLKSTYPVGPSTTVLLYGVAGGLGQIMGQWAKHLGAFVIGVVSKPESIERARSVGCDEVLVFDPQTLASDVAKITQGRKVDVVYDPIGRISFEASLDSLRPRGLMVSFGASSGAPSAVELSTLNTKGSLFLTRPSIVAHTASTAEYQERAADVFAAVEAGIITPRIWNTYSLADAVAAHEALETGKSAGAIVLTP from the coding sequence GTGGCTCAAGCAATTCGTTTTGATCACCCTGGGGAACCGTCCGTTCTCTCCCTTGGACCAGTGACCGTGCTGGCTCCGGGAGCCAATGAGGCTCTCATTAAACATGAGGCCGTTGGAGTCAATTACCTCGATGTGACTCAACGCAGCGGTGCTGTGAAGGTGCCGCTTCCTTCTGGCTTAGGCCTTGAAGGAGCAGGCACTGTTGTGTCGGTAGGTTCGGGTGTTACGAATGTTCGGCCAGGTGACCGGGTGGCCTATGCGACTGGCCCGCTAGGCGGCTATGCAACGGAACGGCTTTATCCAGCTGAACGACTGGTCAAGGTTCCCGACAGGGTAACATTTGCGGAGGCCGCCGCTGTGTTGTTCAAGGGGATTACGGCTCAGTACCTGCTCAAATCAACATATCCTGTGGGCCCAAGCACGACAGTGCTGCTGTATGGAGTAGCTGGAGGCCTTGGCCAGATCATGGGGCAATGGGCCAAGCATCTAGGGGCTTTCGTCATTGGTGTCGTCTCCAAGCCAGAAAGCATTGAGCGTGCACGATCTGTGGGATGTGATGAGGTGCTGGTGTTCGATCCGCAGACGCTTGCGTCAGATGTCGCAAAAATTACCCAAGGACGCAAGGTCGACGTCGTTTACGATCCTATTGGCAGAATCTCTTTCGAGGCTTCTCTGGACAGTCTCAGGCCTCGCGGGTTGATGGTGTCGTTTGGGGCATCATCGGGTGCGCCATCTGCAGTGGAACTTTCGACCCTCAACACCAAAGGGTCTCTGTTTCTAACGCGTCCCTCTATTGTTGCGCACACCGCTTCCACAGCTGAATACCAAGAGCGCGCCGCTGATGTATTTGCAGCGGTCGAGGCAGGTATCATCACACCCCGCATCTGGAACACCTATTCACTTGCCGACGCTGTCGCGGCACACGAGGCGCTTGAAACGGGAAAATCAGCAGGGGCGATTGTGCTAACGCCATGA
- a CDS encoding LysR family transcriptional regulator — translation MSFDVLDSQHSDEIAAFLAVAGQGSFVAAGKLLQRHPTVISKRLAAMEKRLGVRLMERSTRQVRITEVGAKLEQRLRSALGLIADAEQEATSGATEVRGLLRLTLPAAMGRLWLGPMLPDFLRSHPGVSIVADYSEHVVDIIEQGYDIAVRIGELEDSRLIATKLCDHHRILCASPVYLDTFGLPHAPRDLASHNCLRFSGLASFPEWRLHQADRQETVMTRGSLTSNDSETLLAAALAGHGILGAGEWLMSRQIASGDLVRVLPEWRLDPVGGVYLVRPSSKFPSATVLAFKGWIESKFSSAPPWVMTPR, via the coding sequence ATGAGCTTTGACGTCCTTGATAGTCAGCATAGCGATGAGATAGCAGCCTTTCTTGCGGTGGCTGGCCAAGGCTCTTTCGTGGCCGCTGGGAAATTGCTACAACGTCATCCGACGGTAATCTCCAAGCGCCTGGCCGCGATGGAAAAGCGGCTGGGTGTTCGCCTCATGGAACGTTCTACTCGCCAAGTCCGCATTACAGAAGTGGGTGCAAAGCTTGAGCAGCGGTTGAGGTCTGCGCTTGGACTGATTGCTGACGCTGAGCAGGAAGCCACTTCTGGTGCGACGGAAGTCCGTGGGTTATTGCGATTGACGTTACCGGCCGCTATGGGCAGGTTGTGGCTGGGTCCAATGCTGCCAGATTTCCTACGCTCACATCCCGGCGTCTCAATCGTCGCGGATTACAGTGAGCACGTGGTCGATATCATTGAGCAAGGTTACGACATCGCCGTACGGATAGGCGAGCTTGAGGACAGCAGACTGATCGCGACTAAGCTTTGTGATCACCATCGTATCTTGTGCGCTTCCCCTGTCTATCTCGACACGTTCGGTTTACCTCACGCACCGCGAGACCTCGCCAGTCATAACTGCCTTCGCTTCAGCGGCCTTGCCTCCTTTCCTGAATGGAGATTGCACCAAGCAGACCGTCAGGAAACTGTGATGACCCGGGGGTCGTTGACCTCGAACGACAGTGAGACTCTCTTGGCGGCCGCTTTAGCAGGGCATGGAATTCTAGGCGCTGGCGAGTGGCTGATGAGCCGTCAAATTGCCTCTGGGGATCTTGTTCGCGTGCTGCCCGAATGGCGGCTCGATCCTGTGGGTGGGGTTTACCTGGTGAGGCCGTCGTCGAAATTTCCTTCCGCCACGGTGCTCGCGTTCAAAGGCTGGATTGAATCCAAATTCTCAAGCGCGCCGCCCTGGGTAATGACCCCTCGGTAA
- the rarD gene encoding EamA family transporter RarD, producing the protein MLKGVSLSVAASAIFAGLYFYATLLHPLDGQAIFGWRMLLMLPAITLFLILSKDWGNVVELCKRIRTDPALFPLLCISSALLGTQQWLFMWAPLNGHGLDVSLGYFLLPLVMLFVGRIAYGEHLTSLQKFAALCAAVGVANEIYQVGGISWPTLVVAIGFPLYFLLRRRLRSAHTGGLWFDILLTFPVAAYFAFEHGAGISAVVEEPRLYLLMPLLAIISAAGFICYTVASKLLPFSLFGLLGYVEPVLMVGVALMLGEQIQTEEWMTFLPIWLAVGVLVCEGLRHLTSISIRQKLHRNGPGAKCEG; encoded by the coding sequence TTGTTAAAAGGCGTTAGTTTATCTGTTGCGGCATCTGCAATTTTTGCAGGTCTGTATTTCTACGCGACGTTGCTCCACCCACTCGATGGCCAGGCAATATTTGGATGGCGGATGCTGTTAATGCTTCCTGCCATCACGTTATTTTTGATCCTCTCCAAGGACTGGGGCAACGTAGTTGAACTATGCAAGCGCATTCGAACCGACCCGGCATTATTTCCCCTGCTGTGCATAAGCAGTGCGCTATTGGGAACCCAGCAGTGGCTGTTTATGTGGGCACCTCTCAATGGCCATGGCCTGGATGTATCATTAGGTTATTTTCTGCTGCCGCTTGTGATGTTGTTCGTTGGGCGTATTGCCTATGGCGAGCATCTCACCAGCCTGCAGAAATTTGCGGCTCTCTGCGCCGCGGTCGGCGTAGCGAATGAGATCTATCAAGTCGGTGGTATCTCATGGCCCACGCTAGTGGTCGCGATCGGATTTCCTCTCTATTTCCTTCTGCGACGGCGTCTGCGGTCCGCTCATACCGGAGGGCTCTGGTTCGATATTCTCCTGACTTTTCCTGTTGCCGCCTATTTCGCCTTTGAGCACGGCGCAGGCATCAGTGCCGTCGTTGAAGAACCCCGTCTGTATCTGCTGATGCCTCTCCTGGCGATCATCAGCGCCGCCGGATTCATTTGTTACACCGTGGCTAGTAAGCTCTTACCGTTCAGCCTGTTTGGGCTTTTGGGGTACGTGGAACCGGTGTTGATGGTAGGCGTGGCGCTTATGCTAGGTGAGCAAATCCAAACGGAGGAGTGGATGACGTTTTTGCCGATATGGCTCGCGGTCGGTGTGTTGGTATGCGAGGGGCTACGTCATTTAACGAGTATATCCATTCGCCAAAAATTACATCGGAACGGTCCTGGCGCGAAGTGTGAAGGGTGA
- a CDS encoding NAD(P)H-dependent oxidoreductase, protein MNYTGIEMNVLIVLAHPEPQSFNAALKSTAVETLQTGGHEVTISDLYAMGWQAALGGDDFVGERADKHYLNLPREQEHAFAHNTFAAQIKAEQDKVSRADLVLLHFPVWWFSMPGILKGWVDRVFARGFAYSTGRKYASGHFKGKKAMLCITTGTASSLYEPNGIDGDLHHILWPIHNGILAYTGFAVLPPFTAWMPASVTEHERQDYLTGYAEQLNCLDSLQPLYFHPWEDYDDSQRLKPGVIAKSGVQWNPRAEQNKVQAWSEFTPEDKH, encoded by the coding sequence ATGAACTACACAGGTATCGAGATGAACGTGCTTATCGTCCTGGCTCACCCTGAGCCTCAATCCTTCAACGCGGCACTGAAAAGTACCGCCGTCGAGACCCTGCAGACAGGTGGGCACGAAGTGACCATCAGTGACTTGTATGCCATGGGTTGGCAGGCTGCACTGGGTGGTGATGATTTCGTCGGCGAGCGTGCCGACAAGCATTACTTGAATCTTCCTCGCGAGCAAGAACATGCGTTTGCCCACAATACCTTCGCGGCACAGATCAAGGCCGAGCAGGACAAGGTCAGCCGAGCGGACCTAGTCCTGCTTCACTTCCCGGTCTGGTGGTTCTCGATGCCGGGGATCCTCAAAGGTTGGGTGGACCGAGTTTTTGCGCGGGGGTTCGCCTACTCTACCGGCCGCAAGTACGCCTCGGGACATTTCAAAGGGAAAAAGGCGATGCTGTGTATCACCACCGGCACGGCATCATCGCTGTATGAACCAAATGGCATCGACGGCGACCTGCACCACATTCTCTGGCCGATCCACAACGGAATATTGGCTTACACAGGCTTCGCCGTACTGCCGCCGTTTACGGCCTGGATGCCGGCCAGCGTCACCGAGCATGAGCGCCAGGACTATCTGACCGGGTATGCCGAGCAACTCAACTGCCTCGACAGCCTGCAGCCCCTATATTTCCACCCCTGGGAAGATTATGACGATTCGCAACGGCTCAAGCCCGGGGTGATTGCCAAATCGGGCGTGCAGTGGAACCCGCGGGCTGAACAGAACAAAGTGCAAGCGTGGTCGGAGTTCACCCCTGAGGATAAGCATTAA
- a CDS encoding IS256 family transposase has product MTKPTIALTELVEKGADADLLKQMIQFVAQRMMEFDVEGLCGAGFDVKSPDRTNSRNGYRDRLWQTRAGDVDLKIPKLRQGSYFPGFLEPRRTAEKAMAAVIQEAYIQGVSTRSVDELVKAMGMTGISKSQVSRLAGEIDERVHAFLDRPLEGDWPYLWIDATYVKVREAGRIVSVAVIIAVAVNTDGGREVLGMRVGPSEAEPFWTDFLRSLMRRGLRGVKLVISDAHEGLKAAVSKVFNATWQRCRVHFMRNAMAHVGKGQRTMVAALLRTVFAQDSRTECHQQWRLVADQLREKYPKIATLMDGCEDEVLAHMAFPKAHRQQLHSTNPLERLNAEIKRRTDVVGIFPNDPAITRLVGAMLLEQNDEWCLQRRYMQLEAFEAVSDNPQAKLSAVIN; this is encoded by the coding sequence ATGACCAAGCCCACTATCGCATTGACCGAGTTGGTTGAGAAAGGGGCAGATGCTGATCTGCTCAAGCAAATGATCCAGTTCGTTGCCCAGCGCATGATGGAGTTCGACGTCGAAGGCCTGTGCGGCGCCGGCTTCGATGTCAAAAGCCCAGACCGGACGAACAGCCGCAACGGCTACCGTGATCGCCTCTGGCAAACCCGCGCTGGCGATGTCGACCTAAAGATCCCGAAACTGCGTCAGGGTAGCTATTTCCCCGGCTTTCTAGAGCCACGCCGTACTGCCGAGAAGGCTATGGCGGCGGTGATCCAGGAGGCCTATATCCAGGGTGTTTCAACGCGTTCAGTGGACGAGCTGGTCAAAGCCATGGGCATGACCGGCATCTCCAAGAGCCAGGTGTCACGGCTGGCTGGCGAGATTGATGAGCGGGTCCACGCCTTCCTTGATCGCCCACTTGAAGGCGACTGGCCCTATCTCTGGATCGATGCTACTTACGTCAAGGTGCGGGAGGCCGGGCGCATCGTCTCGGTCGCCGTCATAATCGCCGTGGCCGTGAACACCGATGGTGGCCGCGAAGTCCTGGGCATGCGGGTTGGCCCTTCGGAAGCCGAGCCGTTCTGGACAGACTTCCTGCGAAGCCTTATGCGGCGTGGCCTGCGTGGCGTAAAGCTGGTCATCTCTGACGCCCACGAAGGGCTCAAGGCCGCTGTTTCCAAGGTCTTCAACGCGACTTGGCAGCGTTGCCGCGTGCACTTCATGCGCAACGCCATGGCCCATGTCGGCAAGGGGCAACGCACCATGGTGGCGGCGCTCCTGCGTACGGTTTTCGCCCAAGACAGCCGTACCGAATGCCATCAGCAGTGGCGCCTGGTCGCCGATCAACTGCGCGAAAAGTACCCCAAGATCGCAACGCTCATGGACGGCTGCGAGGATGAAGTGCTGGCGCACATGGCGTTTCCCAAGGCGCACCGGCAGCAGTTGCACAGCACCAATCCACTGGAGCGGCTCAATGCCGAGATCAAGCGCCGCACCGATGTCGTGGGTATCTTTCCCAACGATCCGGCGATCACACGGCTGGTAGGCGCGATGCTGTTGGAGCAGAACGACGAGTGGTGCCTGCAACGGCGTTATATGCAGTTGGAGGCCTTTGAGGCAGTCAGCGATAATCCACAGGCCAAGCTGTCGGCCGTGATCAACTAA
- a CDS encoding redoxin domain-containing protein encodes MNTLEFDDAQKTNGDLVQGPLPAGTVAPDFTLHATPDQQFSLRELKGNPVILAFYPADWTSVCGDQLTLYNQLLPTFREYGAALLGISVDSAWCHQAFAKDRNFHFSLLADFEPKGAVARQYGAYESQLGVCKRALFVIDKDGVVAWSYVSPMAINPGADGILDALDALANSPQSTPTKN; translated from the coding sequence ATGAATACTTTAGAGTTCGATGATGCACAAAAAACCAATGGCGATCTGGTTCAGGGGCCGCTGCCGGCCGGCACTGTCGCGCCCGACTTCACTCTTCACGCAACCCCTGATCAACAGTTTTCGCTGCGTGAGCTAAAGGGAAATCCCGTGATATTGGCGTTTTATCCCGCTGACTGGACTTCGGTGTGTGGTGACCAACTGACTTTGTACAACCAGTTGCTACCCACATTCAGAGAATACGGTGCGGCGCTACTGGGTATCTCGGTTGACAGCGCCTGGTGTCATCAGGCCTTTGCCAAAGATCGGAATTTTCACTTCAGCCTGTTGGCCGATTTCGAGCCCAAAGGGGCTGTGGCACGACAGTATGGAGCGTACGAGTCCCAGCTCGGGGTTTGTAAGCGTGCGCTGTTCGTGATTGACAAGGACGGGGTGGTTGCCTGGAGCTACGTCTCCCCGATGGCAATCAACCCTGGTGCGGACGGTATTCTGGATGCGCTGGATGCTTTGGCGAATTCGCCACAAAGCACGCCAACCAAAAATTAA
- a CDS encoding DsbA family protein has translation MATLKVPVSANDHRQGSAHAKVTLVEFGDYECPYCGEAYWMVKNLQQHFRDDLLFVFRNFPLTTAHPHALGAAVTAEYAGSRGFFWEAHDELYENQDRLGLPLYRAIVLKHGLSREEFDLAMQEDTYIPKIQADFNGGVRSGVNGTPAFYIDGLRYDGVPEFIGMSQMIELLLVRGRNR, from the coding sequence ATGGCCACGCTCAAAGTCCCGGTAAGTGCCAACGACCATCGCCAGGGAAGTGCGCATGCCAAGGTCACCTTGGTCGAATTTGGCGACTATGAATGTCCCTATTGCGGTGAAGCTTATTGGATGGTCAAGAATCTGCAACAGCATTTTCGCGATGACTTGCTGTTTGTGTTCCGTAACTTCCCTCTGACCACCGCTCACCCCCATGCATTGGGTGCAGCGGTCACCGCTGAGTATGCCGGAAGTCGAGGATTCTTCTGGGAGGCCCACGACGAATTGTACGAAAATCAGGATCGATTGGGCCTGCCGCTGTATCGCGCCATCGTTCTCAAACACGGCCTTTCCAGGGAGGAATTCGATCTTGCAATGCAAGAGGATACTTACATTCCCAAAATACAAGCCGATTTCAATGGCGGTGTACGCAGCGGCGTGAATGGCACCCCAGCGTTTTACATTGACGGGCTTCGCTATGACGGAGTTCCAGAGTTCATCGGGATGAGTCAGATGATTGAGCTTTTGTTAGTGCGTGGACGAAATCGCTAG
- a CDS encoding low temperature requirement protein A — MKSLKYYEENRHATWLELFFDLTFVVTIGQVTHTLGHVHDGHFEYKQLWTFLLLFVPLWWIWSSHTIYSNRFDTDSNLHRLATLFIMLLLIVLSARIGEDLEVNYPLIIACYFGIRAIISVMYISSISKLDSRGELSSRLGFALLVSAVISLSSVIFDPPLRYLVAYIGIVLDILFPVFFWTKLKPLPAHTEHLVERIGLLTLILLGESIISLSGGLSNIQWGYYNVMAAITGFIMICSIWWIYFDSFYLLNKHQSSMSGHALIYSHLFLFMGLALLANLIRHAILNDIAIRDFQMMSITGMALFFLGKQYGYFIAVSRIRKYILQNTLIVFSLGGLVVFLPRVEYILVGLTATMISYVFLNFRYR; from the coding sequence ATGAAATCGTTGAAGTACTATGAAGAAAATCGACACGCCACATGGTTGGAGTTGTTTTTTGACCTGACTTTCGTTGTTACGATAGGCCAGGTTACGCACACTCTCGGACATGTTCATGATGGGCACTTTGAATATAAGCAATTATGGACATTCTTACTGCTTTTTGTGCCGTTGTGGTGGATCTGGTCCAGTCACACGATTTACTCCAACAGGTTCGATACAGACAGCAATCTTCACCGTTTGGCAACATTATTCATAATGCTCCTGCTCATTGTGCTATCGGCACGGATCGGGGAAGACTTGGAAGTGAACTACCCGCTCATTATTGCCTGCTATTTTGGTATACGTGCAATCATCAGTGTTATGTATATTTCATCCATTAGTAAACTCGATTCTCGCGGCGAACTTTCCTCAAGGCTTGGCTTCGCCCTATTAGTTAGCGCGGTTATTAGCCTTTCATCCGTTATTTTTGACCCGCCCTTGCGTTACCTTGTTGCTTATATTGGGATTGTTCTTGATATTCTGTTTCCTGTATTTTTCTGGACTAAACTAAAACCGTTGCCAGCACACACAGAGCACTTGGTTGAGCGCATAGGTCTACTCACCCTAATCTTATTGGGGGAGTCAATTATTAGCCTTTCCGGAGGCTTATCTAACATTCAATGGGGTTATTATAATGTGATGGCGGCCATCACCGGATTTATCATGATTTGCAGTATCTGGTGGATCTATTTTGATAGTTTTTACTTGCTGAACAAACATCAAAGCAGTATGAGTGGGCACGCCTTAATCTACTCGCACCTTTTTCTTTTTATGGGGCTGGCACTTCTGGCAAATTTGATTAGGCATGCGATCCTGAACGATATTGCGATACGCGATTTCCAGATGATGTCGATCACCGGCATGGCCTTGTTTTTCCTAGGTAAGCAATATGGCTATTTCATAGCCGTGAGTAGAATAAGGAAATACATCCTACAAAACACGTTGATAGTGTTTTCTTTGGGCGGGTTAGTCGTGTTTTTACCCCGCGTCGAGTACATATTGGTCGGCCTGACAGCAACCATGATCTCTTATGTTTTTCTAAATTTCAGATATCGTTGA
- a CDS encoding putative quinol monooxygenase, giving the protein MVKVALFVRLEAKPGKEKDVESFLLGGLPLVEEEPATTAWFGIRLGPSTFGIFDAFPDEAGRQAHLSGKVAAALMANAAELFAEPPSIEKVDVLAAKLPG; this is encoded by the coding sequence ATGGTCAAAGTAGCGTTGTTCGTTCGCCTAGAAGCAAAACCCGGGAAAGAAAAGGATGTAGAGAGCTTTCTTTTGGGTGGCCTTCCGTTAGTGGAGGAGGAGCCAGCCACTACAGCCTGGTTTGGAATCCGCTTGGGGCCGTCCACCTTTGGCATCTTTGACGCATTCCCGGATGAAGCGGGCCGGCAGGCTCATCTTTCGGGCAAGGTCGCGGCGGCGCTTATGGCAAACGCTGCCGAGCTATTTGCCGAACCGCCATCAATCGAGAAGGTTGACGTCCTTGCGGCCAAGCTACCCGGCTAA
- a CDS encoding LLM class oxidoreductase, translated as MYRPSTIPYQQHRGFSRTFTQGHLSLGLFFPMEAFDGDTPSMLNQVTLAKQAEALGFCALWFRDVPLRDPGFGDVGQVFDPWVYLGYMAAHTSEIALGTASVAIPLHHPLHTAKASASVDQLSTGRLILGVASGDRPVEFSAFGVDPERRGEIFREHYEVIRRAHSTSFEPIHWSTGEMQGADLIPKPTTQFIPMLVTGNSRQSLDWIARESNGWINYPRIPNMQRLVVEDWRLEVTKQCGSVYKPFTQSLYIDLDGNPSTPPTRIHLGFRLGRYHLRFLLESLEEIGVDHVILNLKYGKRPAVEVIEELGTHIVAQFGVQPRQAAH; from the coding sequence ATGTATCGGCCGAGCACGATTCCTTACCAGCAGCATCGAGGGTTCAGCCGAACCTTCACTCAGGGGCATTTGAGCCTTGGATTATTCTTTCCCATGGAGGCGTTCGACGGGGACACTCCGAGCATGCTCAACCAGGTCACACTGGCTAAACAAGCCGAGGCGCTGGGCTTCTGCGCGCTCTGGTTTCGCGACGTGCCGCTTCGCGACCCTGGCTTCGGCGATGTCGGCCAAGTCTTCGACCCCTGGGTTTACCTGGGTTATATGGCCGCCCATACCTCGGAGATTGCACTTGGCACCGCCTCCGTCGCCATCCCGCTGCACCATCCCCTGCACACGGCCAAGGCGTCAGCCAGCGTAGATCAGTTGAGCACTGGTCGCTTGATTCTGGGGGTTGCTTCGGGAGATCGGCCAGTGGAGTTTTCGGCGTTTGGCGTCGATCCCGAAAGGCGGGGAGAGATCTTTCGAGAACACTACGAAGTGATTCGCCGCGCCCACAGCACCAGTTTTGAGCCCATCCACTGGAGCACTGGTGAAATGCAAGGCGCAGACCTGATTCCGAAACCGACCACCCAATTCATTCCAATGCTCGTGACCGGCAACAGTCGCCAGTCACTGGATTGGATCGCGCGTGAGAGCAACGGATGGATCAACTATCCACGCATTCCGAACATGCAGCGGCTGGTCGTGGAAGATTGGCGACTGGAGGTCACGAAACAATGTGGTTCTGTGTATAAGCCCTTTACTCAGTCGCTGTACATCGATCTCGATGGGAATCCGTCAACCCCACCCACACGTATCCATTTGGGGTTCAGACTTGGACGTTACCATCTACGTTTTTTGCTGGAGTCGCTTGAGGAAATCGGCGTGGACCACGTCATTCTCAATCTCAAATACGGCAAGCGCCCTGCGGTGGAAGTTATTGAGGAATTGGGTACGCACATCGTTGCGCAGTTCGGAGTGCAGCCGCGTCAGGCAGCTCATTGA
- the panB gene encoding 3-methyl-2-oxobutanoate hydroxymethyltransferase, with the protein MHNFGLPSTVPVTIEQMIAHGAAVVRGAQRSLVIIDLPFGSYEASPEQAFHASARLLKETGAAAVKLEAGAELAETVSFLTKRGIPVMAHVGLTPQSVNTLGSYGARGRTPEEHHQIVADAQALADAQAVAIAVTQAVQCPVVGIGASAKCDGQVLVVDDMLGMFERTARFVKQFDLLGQRIDGVVAAYADGVRSRAFPGPENIYAPVDKRCE; encoded by the coding sequence GTGCACAACTTCGGCTTGCCCAGCACCGTACCGGTGACCATAGAGCAGATGATTGCGCACGGTGCAGCGGTAGTTCGAGGCGCACAGCGAAGCCTGGTCATCATCGACCTCCCCTTCGGCAGCTATGAGGCCAGCCCGGAGCAGGCGTTTCACGCTTCGGCACGCCTCCTCAAAGAGACTGGGGCCGCAGCGGTCAAGCTCGAAGCCGGTGCCGAGTTGGCGGAGACGGTGTCGTTCCTGACCAAACGTGGCATCCCGGTGATGGCTCACGTCGGCCTGACTCCGCAATCGGTAAACACCTTGGGAAGCTACGGCGCCCGCGGCAGAACACCAGAGGAGCACCACCAGATCGTTGCCGATGCCCAGGCGCTGGCCGATGCGCAAGCTGTGGCCATTGCCGTGACCCAGGCGGTGCAATGCCCGGTGGTAGGCATTGGCGCCTCGGCCAAGTGTGACGGTCAGGTGCTCGTGGTCGATGACATGCTGGGCATGTTTGAACGCACCGCCAGGTTCGTGAAGCAGTTTGATTTATTGGGGCAGCGCATTGATGGCGTGGTGGCCGCCTATGCCGATGGAGTACGTTCGAGGGCGTTCCCGGGTCCGGAAAATATCTATGCACCCGTGGACAAGCGCTGTGAGTGA
- a CDS encoding mechanosensitive ion channel domain-containing protein, with protein MWLVELSRDNYLGYVTGLFGVAVLLSMLSYFIVSRVPTKTFITDSYTNWQPMFSSEGRRIMRSFYVDQSSIAFFDRPLLESIESVIYVKDSLHHEIEAMLAAQSLKQLMFDGVTNLGLFRRHLVAHLKARTDINQNMYLVVRQLAPTANGLPIEIYCFSQSTDWVDYEEVQASIFEYVFAVASYFDLTIFQSPSGRDIHALAREPRAAKVAARRSA; from the coding sequence ATGTGGCTTGTTGAGCTTTCCCGTGACAATTACCTGGGCTACGTCACCGGCCTGTTCGGCGTTGCTGTGCTGCTGAGCATGCTGTCGTACTTCATTGTTTCACGGGTGCCGACCAAGACCTTTATCACGGACAGTTACACTAATTGGCAGCCCATGTTCAGTTCCGAGGGCCGTCGCATCATGCGCAGTTTCTACGTCGATCAGTCCAGCATCGCGTTTTTCGATCGGCCGTTGCTGGAGTCCATCGAGTCGGTGATTTACGTCAAGGACAGCCTGCATCACGAGATCGAAGCCATGCTGGCCGCGCAAAGTCTCAAACAGCTCATGTTCGATGGCGTGACCAACCTGGGGTTGTTCCGGCGGCATCTGGTTGCGCATTTGAAAGCCAGGACCGACATCAACCAGAACATGTACCTGGTGGTGAGGCAACTGGCACCCACGGCCAACGGTTTGCCGATCGAGATCTATTGCTTCAGCCAAAGCACGGACTGGGTGGACTACGAGGAAGTGCAGGCTTCGATCTTCGAATACGTGTTCGCGGTAGCCAGCTACTTTGACCTGACCATCTTCCAGAGCCCCAGTGGCCGCGATATCCACGCCTTGGCCCGCGAACCTCGGGCTGCGAAGGTGGCGGCTAGACGCTCGGCGTAA
- a CDS encoding helix-turn-helix domain-containing protein, producing the protein MRDVPLKVVASECGFSDQSHMSRLFKEKLEMTPLQFRQARSCPGDPCFGTA; encoded by the coding sequence GTGCGCGACGTACCGCTGAAAGTGGTGGCCAGCGAATGTGGCTTTTCGGACCAGAGCCACATGAGCCGGCTGTTCAAGGAAAAGCTGGAGATGACGCCGCTGCAATTCAGGCAGGCCAGGTCGTGCCCCGGCGACCCTTGCTTCGGCACCGCCTGA